In Drechmeria coniospora strain ARSEF 6962 chromosome 03, whole genome shotgun sequence, the DNA window TGATCCACGCCTGTCGAACCGCCTCGGCCCGGCGCATCACCGCCGTCATCCCCAACTTCCCGTATGCCCGACAAGACAAGAAGGACAAGTCTCGGGCACCCATCAGCGCGAAGCTCATCGCAAACATGCTGCAAGTGTCTGGCTGCGTAAGATTCCCAACCCctcagcctcgccgtcgaatGGCACATCGGGCTACCGTACGCTTACACGGAACAGAATCATGTCATCACCATGGACCTGCACGCTTCGCAGATCCAAGGGTTTTTCAACGTCCCCGTCGACAACTTGTACGCGGAGCCGTCCGTGTTGCGCTGGATCCGGGAGAACCTCGATGTGGAGAACTGCGTCATCGTCTCGcccgatgccggcggcgcaaAGCGTGCCACTTCCATCGCCGATCGCCTCAACACCGCCTTTGCTCTCATTCACAAGGAGCGCCCGCGCCCCAACGTTGTCGGTCGCATggttctcgtcggcgacgtgcaGGACAAGGTCGCCATTCTCGTCGATGACATGGCCGACACGTGCGGAACGGTAAGCAGGAGCTGCACATCGGGCGTCGTTGCCTTGCCGTGGCAGTGCTGAAACTAGGTCGTACAGCTCGTCAAGGCTGCCGAGACGGTGAACCAGCACGGCGCACGCAAGGTCTATGCCATCGTTACCCACGGCATTCTGAGCGGCAAGGCCATCGAGAACATCAACCAATCGTGCCTCTCCGGCTTGGTGGTGACAAATAGTATTTCTACCACCGCCACGGGATGAAATTCGGGCTGAAGCTAACGTTCTGACA includes these proteins:
- a CDS encoding putative ribose-phosphate diphosphokinase catalytic chain I; its protein translation is MLDQMANEIKLISGSSHPELSAKVASRLGISIANTMSLNYSNQETSVSIGESVRDEDVFILQSTAPGDVNDGLMELLIMIHACRTASARRITAVIPNFPYARQDKKDKSRAPISAKLIANMLQVSGCNHVITMDLHASQIQGFFNVPVDNLYAEPSVLRWIRENLDVENCVIVSPDAGGAKRATSIADRLNTAFALIHKERPRPNVVGRMVLVGDVQDKVAILVDDMADTCGTLVKAAETVNQHGARKVYAIVTHGILSGKAIENINQSCLSGLVVTNTVPLGDKTERCPQLKVIDVSGTLAEAIRRTHNGESVSYLFTNVPV